In a single window of the Acetivibrio clariflavus DSM 19732 genome:
- a CDS encoding methionine ABC transporter ATP-binding protein — translation MIQFQNVNVTFKAKNREIVAVNNVSFDIKQGEIFGIVGTSGAGKSTLLRTINLLQRPTSGKVIVNNKDITGLKGEELRKHRAQTGMIFQHFNLIHTKTVFENIAFAMKAAGKTREQIKKRVPEVLELVGLSDKATAYPSRLSGGQKQRVGIARAIANDPQILLCDEPTSALDLETTNSILELLKQINKKLGITTVIISHEMNVIKKICDRVAVMKDSEVVELGDVYDVFALPKDPFTRQLVNHTLNLELPDRLFNEYGKRLLKLVYRGEKAEEPIISDTIKKFNVNLNILHGKIEYISDKPLGVLVVHIEGNGEKVSQAEKYISECVADLEVLHA, via the coding sequence ATGATTCAGTTCCAAAATGTTAATGTGACTTTTAAGGCAAAAAATAGAGAAATAGTGGCTGTAAACAATGTTTCGTTTGATATTAAGCAGGGGGAGATATTCGGAATTGTCGGTACGAGCGGTGCCGGAAAAAGTACGTTGCTTAGAACAATCAACCTTTTACAGAGGCCCACAAGCGGGAAGGTGATTGTAAACAATAAAGATATCACCGGTTTGAAAGGAGAAGAGCTGAGAAAACACAGGGCACAGACCGGAATGATATTTCAGCACTTCAACCTTATACATACCAAGACTGTGTTTGAAAATATAGCCTTTGCAATGAAAGCAGCGGGCAAAACTCGGGAACAGATAAAAAAGCGAGTTCCTGAGGTATTGGAATTGGTAGGACTGTCCGATAAAGCGACAGCCTACCCTTCAAGACTGAGCGGAGGACAGAAACAGAGAGTGGGTATTGCAAGAGCAATTGCCAATGATCCTCAAATCCTTTTATGTGATGAACCAACCTCGGCATTAGACCTTGAAACCACCAATTCTATTCTTGAACTCTTGAAACAGATAAATAAAAAACTGGGAATAACCACAGTCATTATATCCCATGAAATGAACGTTATTAAAAAAATATGCGACAGGGTTGCGGTAATGAAGGATTCGGAAGTTGTGGAACTTGGCGATGTCTATGATGTTTTTGCGTTACCAAAAGATCCTTTTACGAGACAGCTGGTTAACCATACCTTAAATCTCGAACTGCCAGACAGGCTTTTCAATGAATATGGAAAAAGGCTTCTGAAGTTGGTATACAGAGGAGAAAAGGCAGAAGAACCTATAATTTCAGACACTATAAAAAAGTTCAATGTCAATCTGAACATACTTCACGGAAAGATTGAGTACATATCGGATAAACCTCTGGGAGTACTGGTAGTACATATTGAAGGCAACGGCGAAAAGGTCAGCCAGGCTGAGAAATATATCAGCGAATGTGTAGCGGATTTGGAGGTGCTTCATGCATAG
- a CDS encoding MetQ/NlpA family ABC transporter substrate-binding protein → MNTSSSTNSSLPTSTAKSETIIFGVAPGPYGDLVKYAIQPELEKKGYKVEYRQFSDYVQPNLALANGEINVNVFQHSRYLKKFCEDKNLDLSEVIKIPTAMLGIYSKKVSAKNIEELKKELKKGDTVTIANDPTNLARALIFLRDLGLITIKGEIDPTTASEKDIDQNPYGLVIQPVEAAQLPRTLDSVTISVVNGNYAISAGIPLSTAIAKEKLVEDTVNLIAVRTEDLDKQFVKDIKEIVESEFFRDQVESDKYEFREFQRPEWYVKKWNIQNQF, encoded by the coding sequence GTGAATACATCTTCGAGTACAAATTCAAGTTTGCCGACATCTACTGCCAAAAGTGAAACCATAATCTTCGGTGTGGCACCGGGACCTTACGGTGATTTGGTGAAATATGCAATTCAGCCCGAACTGGAGAAGAAAGGCTATAAAGTAGAGTATAGACAATTCAGCGATTATGTTCAGCCAAACCTGGCCCTTGCCAATGGCGAGATTAATGTCAATGTTTTTCAGCATTCACGTTATTTGAAAAAATTCTGCGAAGATAAAAATCTCGACTTATCCGAGGTTATAAAAATTCCTACCGCTATGTTGGGAATATACTCTAAGAAAGTTTCGGCCAAAAATATAGAAGAGCTTAAAAAAGAATTGAAAAAAGGCGATACTGTTACAATTGCCAATGACCCGACCAATCTTGCCAGAGCTTTGATATTCTTAAGGGATTTGGGATTGATAACAATTAAGGGAGAAATAGACCCCACAACCGCATCGGAAAAAGACATTGATCAAAACCCATACGGTCTTGTTATTCAGCCTGTGGAAGCAGCACAGTTACCCAGAACCCTTGATAGTGTGACCATATCTGTGGTAAACGGAAACTATGCCATTTCGGCCGGAATACCTCTTTCCACTGCAATTGCCAAGGAAAAACTGGTTGAAGATACGGTAAATCTCATTGCTGTAAGGACAGAAGATCTGGATAAACAATTTGTAAAAGATATAAAAGAGATTGTTGAATCGGAGTTTTTCAGGGATCAGGTTGAAAGCGACAAGTATGAATTCAGAGAATTCCAGAGACCGGAATGGTACGTTAAAAAATGGAATATTCAGAACCAATTCTGA
- a CDS encoding ASKHA domain-containing protein, producing MPEVFFYQDNKTVTVSEGTTILNAARNAGIVIESPCNGNGTCGKCKVRLDRDSLQNVITGGRHNLSKEELVKGYVLSCETKITGNIKVEIIGGQKNNTLKILSNGQSFDLSIDPLIKKVYFEGENQTRVFSGDKILGTEEGDTRDRIYGAVVDIGTTTLVASIVDLKDGREIGTASTLNPQAVYAQDVLSRIKFSSESDGLQKMYTEVIREINHLINEIAESNGISKENIYEIVLSGNTCMIHLCSNINPRSLGTYPYTPEISGAVYFDAAEHNIDISPFGIIYLPPIVSGYVGADITSGILASQLHKTKETVLFVDIGTNGEMVIAHDRKLSATSTAAGPAFEGMNITYGMRAGHGAIEFFEIDEDGNVVHKVIGDVKATGICGSGLLDIVGELVAHGIINKSGRFVQRVDLQRNEADEKGGTERISKKKDFEERFIKQEGKWVYRITDGVFLSQKDVRQVQLAKGAVRAGIEFLLKSKGLKSADVDRVLVAGSFGYHLREKSLINIGLLPKEFAGKVEFVGNTSKSGAQAFLLNKGYRREMEEAVKNIEVLELANCKDFEEVFVQSLSF from the coding sequence ATGCCAGAGGTTTTTTTTTACCAGGATAACAAAACGGTAACTGTATCTGAAGGCACTACCATTTTGAACGCTGCACGAAACGCCGGTATTGTAATTGAGTCTCCGTGCAATGGAAACGGCACCTGCGGCAAATGCAAGGTCAGGCTGGACAGGGATTCATTGCAAAATGTTATTACAGGCGGAAGGCATAACCTTTCAAAAGAGGAGCTTGTTAAAGGATATGTACTCTCCTGTGAAACGAAAATTACAGGCAATATAAAGGTTGAAATAATAGGCGGTCAGAAAAACAATACTTTAAAAATATTGAGCAATGGACAAAGTTTCGATTTAAGCATTGATCCCCTGATAAAAAAGGTATACTTCGAGGGAGAAAATCAAACCCGAGTATTTTCCGGAGACAAAATATTAGGAACTGAGGAGGGGGATACCCGAGACCGGATTTATGGAGCAGTTGTCGATATCGGCACTACAACTTTGGTTGCATCCATTGTTGACTTGAAGGACGGCAGAGAAATAGGTACGGCATCGACATTAAACCCTCAGGCGGTCTATGCTCAGGATGTGCTTTCGAGAATAAAGTTCTCATCGGAAAGCGATGGATTGCAAAAAATGTATACCGAGGTTATACGCGAAATAAATCATCTGATAAATGAAATTGCAGAAAGTAACGGTATCAGTAAAGAAAACATTTATGAAATTGTTTTAAGCGGCAATACTTGCATGATTCATCTTTGCTCCAATATAAATCCCAGGTCCCTCGGAACATATCCCTATACTCCTGAAATCAGCGGAGCAGTATATTTTGATGCTGCTGAGCACAATATTGACATATCGCCCTTTGGAATTATTTATTTGCCGCCGATTGTATCCGGATATGTAGGTGCGGATATTACTTCCGGCATTCTTGCATCCCAGCTTCACAAGACAAAAGAAACCGTTCTTTTTGTAGACATAGGTACCAATGGTGAAATGGTCATTGCCCATGACAGAAAGCTTTCAGCAACCTCAACAGCGGCAGGTCCTGCCTTTGAGGGGATGAATATAACTTATGGCATGAGGGCAGGACATGGTGCAATAGAGTTTTTTGAAATTGATGAAGACGGAAATGTAGTGCACAAGGTTATTGGCGATGTAAAAGCGACAGGAATTTGCGGAAGCGGGCTATTGGATATAGTTGGGGAACTGGTGGCCCATGGAATTATCAATAAAAGCGGCAGATTTGTTCAACGTGTGGACTTACAAAGAAATGAGGCAGATGAAAAGGGTGGAACTGAAAGAATCAGTAAAAAGAAAGACTTTGAGGAAAGGTTTATAAAACAAGAGGGTAAATGGGTTTATAGGATTACCGATGGGGTTTTTCTATCCCAGAAGGATGTACGGCAGGTTCAACTGGCAAAAGGTGCTGTAAGGGCCGGTATAGAGTTTTTGTTGAAAAGCAAGGGCTTAAAAAGCGCTGACGTGGATAGAGTCCTGGTTGCAGGGTCCTTCGGATATCATCTCAGGGAAAAAAGTTTGATTAATATAGGCCTTTTGCCGAAAGAGTTCGCAGGAAAGGTAGAGTTTGTCGGAAACACTTCAAAATCCGGTGCACAAGCTTTCCTGTTGAATAAGGGCTACAGGAGAGAAATGGAGGAAGCGGTTAAGAATATAGAAGTACTGGAACTGGCCAATTGTAAAGATTTTGAAGAGGTCTTTGTACAGTCTTTGAGCTTTTAA
- a CDS encoding methylcobamide:CoM methyltransferase MtbA gives MGSLSPKERILRVLKKDKTDRPPVVCPGGMMNAAIVDVMNKTGHTLPEAHHSDRLMAQLSYDVYEHTGFENFGIPFCMTVEAEVLGSEINFGSLECEPKIEKEAFASVSEIKFKDIAQMLKEGRIESIVQAGYHLSEKYPDVPVIGNLTGPISTTSSIVDPMSFLKDLRKDKENAHRAIDYVTNFLIEYAKLMIDNGVDLISIGDPTATGEILGPKMFEEYAVRYLNKLIDGIHSLNTPVIVHICGNMNTVKNLIPQIKSDAISTDAVVNLKLLKKEFPFLTTMGNLSTYLLQFGTPEKVHDQTIRLLNDGIDIISPACGLSTSSSLENIQALTNTVKEGIQ, from the coding sequence ATGGGCAGTTTAAGTCCAAAGGAAAGAATATTGAGAGTTTTGAAAAAAGATAAGACCGACAGGCCACCGGTAGTTTGCCCGGGTGGAATGATGAATGCAGCCATTGTCGATGTAATGAATAAAACAGGCCATACGCTGCCGGAAGCGCACCACAGTGACAGGCTAATGGCTCAATTGTCCTACGATGTATATGAACACACGGGATTTGAAAACTTCGGTATACCCTTTTGCATGACTGTGGAAGCTGAGGTTTTGGGAAGTGAAATAAATTTCGGGTCTTTAGAGTGTGAGCCTAAAATAGAGAAAGAAGCCTTTGCTTCTGTATCGGAAATAAAATTTAAGGATATAGCTCAGATGTTAAAAGAGGGCAGAATCGAATCGATTGTTCAGGCAGGATATCATTTGTCTGAAAAATATCCCGATGTGCCCGTCATTGGGAATTTGACCGGGCCTATAAGTACAACGTCTTCTATTGTCGATCCCATGTCCTTTTTGAAGGATTTGCGTAAAGATAAGGAAAATGCCCATAGGGCCATTGACTATGTTACAAACTTTTTGATTGAGTATGCAAAACTTATGATTGATAATGGGGTGGATTTGATATCTATCGGAGATCCCACCGCGACAGGAGAAATTTTAGGCCCTAAAATGTTTGAAGAGTACGCAGTAAGATACCTCAACAAATTAATAGATGGAATACATTCATTAAATACTCCGGTAATTGTACATATATGCGGAAATATGAACACAGTAAAAAATCTCATACCTCAAATAAAATCCGATGCCATCAGTACCGATGCCGTTGTAAACCTGAAACTTTTAAAGAAAGAGTTTCCGTTCCTCACCACCATGGGGAATTTAAGTACCTATCTTCTCCAGTTCGGTACACCGGAGAAAGTACATGACCAGACCATACGCCTTCTTAATGATGGGATTGATATCATATCACCGGCATGCGGACTTAGCACTTCCTCTTCTCTTGAAAATATTCAGGCTTTGACCAATACGGTAAAGGAGGGGATACAATAA
- a CDS encoding MalY/PatB family protein, whose protein sequence is MRECIFDEVINRKNTDSLKWDYCKHRFGREDILPMWVADMDFKSPDLIIEAIMERVRHGVFGYTEASERLSSALVGWMKNRHNWQINSNWIVYSPGVVTSINTAILAYTRPGDKVLIQTPVYYPFYFCVRENERELVTNPLKDNNGHFEIDFDDLERKLADNVKMMIFCSPHNPIGRVWSLHELEEVLRLCKKYDVFIVSDEIHSDLVFKGYKHIPISSLAGEDYKKCITLNSPTKTFNIAGLSISSAIIPDAELKRIFIRTLNKNGANMLNIFGLTAAEAAYAGCGEWLDELLVYLENNLDTLVEYFQTNIPRIKVIRPEATYLAWLDCRNLPVKAEKLKEFFVHEAGVGMNDGITFGVEGAGFQRLNFACPKKILLEGLGKIKNAVDRL, encoded by the coding sequence ATGAGGGAATGTATATTTGATGAGGTTATAAACAGAAAAAATACTGACAGCCTCAAATGGGACTATTGTAAGCATAGGTTTGGCCGTGAGGATATTCTTCCTATGTGGGTTGCCGATATGGATTTTAAGTCACCGGATTTAATAATAGAGGCAATAATGGAAAGGGTCAGACACGGAGTGTTTGGCTATACCGAGGCATCGGAAAGGCTTTCTTCTGCTCTGGTTGGCTGGATGAAAAACAGGCATAATTGGCAGATAAACAGTAACTGGATTGTGTATAGTCCCGGGGTTGTAACTTCAATAAATACGGCAATACTTGCCTATACCAGGCCTGGAGATAAAGTTTTGATTCAAACTCCGGTATATTATCCTTTTTATTTTTGTGTCAGGGAGAATGAAAGGGAACTGGTTACAAATCCTTTAAAAGATAATAACGGACACTTTGAAATAGACTTTGACGACCTTGAAAGAAAGCTTGCGGATAATGTAAAGATGATGATTTTTTGCAGCCCCCACAATCCCATCGGGAGGGTGTGGAGCCTTCATGAACTGGAAGAAGTGTTGAGGCTATGCAAAAAATATGATGTTTTTATTGTTTCCGATGAGATACATTCCGATTTGGTATTTAAGGGATATAAGCATATACCCATAAGCTCTCTGGCCGGGGAAGATTATAAAAAATGCATTACTTTAAATTCTCCCACAAAGACCTTTAATATTGCCGGGTTGTCAATATCTTCAGCTATAATACCCGATGCAGAGCTTAAACGGATATTTATAAGAACATTAAATAAAAATGGAGCCAATATGCTCAATATATTCGGACTTACAGCAGCCGAAGCTGCCTATGCAGGCTGTGGAGAGTGGCTGGATGAATTGCTGGTATACCTTGAGAATAACCTGGATACACTGGTTGAATATTTTCAAACCAATATTCCCCGGATAAAAGTTATACGACCGGAGGCAACATATCTTGCATGGCTTGACTGCAGGAATCTGCCTGTAAAGGCGGAAAAATTGAAGGAATTTTTTGTTCATGAAGCCGGTGTAGGAATGAATGACGGAATAACTTTCGGGGTGGAAGGTGCAGGATTTCAAAGATTAAATTTTGCCTGCCCAAAAAAGATACTGCTTGAAGGGCTTGGAAAGATAAAAAATGCCGTTGACAGGCTTTAA
- the larE gene encoding ATP-dependent sacrificial sulfur transferase LarE, which yields MCLDTKFESLKKRLKEMERVVVAFSGGVDSSFLLKVAHEVLGDNVLAVTAKSSTYPEREFREAMQFVSDYAIPHRVIVSEELEVEGFAENPLNRCYLCKKELFSKIKQIAIDEGYKFVAEGSNKDDLGDYRPGLQAISELSIVSPLKDAGLTKNDIRTLSKELGLKTWDKPSFACLSSRFPYGEKITAEKLQMVDKAEQFLIDLGFRQIRVRHHGNVARIEVEEENIEKFLDKQIRDAVYTKFREIGYVHVALDLKGYRTGSMNEGVI from the coding sequence ATGTGTCTGGATACTAAATTTGAAAGTCTTAAAAAAAGACTGAAAGAGATGGAAAGGGTTGTTGTTGCTTTTTCCGGAGGAGTAGATTCTTCCTTTCTCCTGAAAGTAGCCCATGAGGTATTGGGCGATAATGTACTTGCAGTTACCGCTAAATCTTCTACATACCCTGAGAGGGAATTTAGGGAAGCTATGCAGTTTGTTTCTGATTATGCAATTCCGCACAGAGTAATTGTATCCGAGGAGCTTGAAGTGGAAGGATTTGCGGAAAACCCTCTTAACCGGTGTTATTTATGCAAAAAAGAGCTATTTAGTAAAATCAAACAAATTGCAATAGATGAAGGATATAAATTTGTTGCAGAAGGTTCGAACAAGGATGATTTGGGAGATTACAGACCCGGATTGCAGGCAATATCCGAATTGAGCATAGTAAGCCCTTTGAAAGACGCGGGACTTACAAAGAACGATATCAGGACTTTGTCAAAGGAACTTGGATTAAAAACATGGGATAAACCTTCATTTGCTTGCCTATCTTCCAGGTTCCCCTACGGAGAGAAAATTACTGCCGAAAAGCTTCAGATGGTAGATAAGGCAGAGCAATTCCTTATTGATTTGGGCTTTAGACAGATACGAGTCAGGCATCACGGAAATGTTGCAAGAATTGAGGTTGAGGAAGAGAATATTGAGAAGTTTTTGGATAAGCAAATAAGAGATGCTGTTTATACAAAGTTCAGGGAAATTGGATATGTGCATGTAGCCCTTGACCTTAAAGGCTACAGAACTGGCAGCATGAATGAAGGAGTAATATGA
- a CDS encoding RrF2 family transcriptional regulator — MKFSTKGRYGLRAMVDLAVHAKGDHVALYSIAERQGISTNYLEQVFSVLRKAGLVKSVKGAQGGYVLAEDPSDIKVGRILRALEGPLSVIDENAESSNGKENAIQQCIKIVVWDKMNEALNKLADSVTLEDLAENYRKLNGINDTMYYI; from the coding sequence ATGAAATTCTCGACTAAAGGGCGATACGGACTAAGAGCAATGGTTGACCTTGCAGTTCATGCAAAGGGGGATCATGTTGCATTATATAGCATTGCAGAGAGACAGGGAATTTCAACCAATTACCTTGAGCAGGTTTTCTCTGTACTGAGAAAGGCAGGACTGGTGAAGAGTGTAAAGGGTGCCCAGGGAGGATATGTATTGGCTGAAGATCCGTCAGATATCAAAGTGGGTAGAATTCTGAGGGCACTGGAAGGACCGCTTTCTGTTATTGATGAAAATGCCGAGAGTTCCAATGGAAAGGAAAACGCCATACAGCAATGTATAAAGATTGTTGTATGGGATAAAATGAACGAGGCTTTAAATAAATTGGCCGATTCGGTAACTTTGGAGGATTTGGCGGAAAACTACCGTAAGTTGAACGGTATAAATGATACAATGTATTATATTTAA
- a CDS encoding tRNA(His) guanylyltransferase Thg1 family protein, which yields MKFDELDEKMRVYETAHDYCVLPEVYMVARIDGRNFTRLTKEIHKFESPYDIRFRDYMVATTEHLMNCGFRVIYGYTQSDEISLLFHIDENAFGRKVRKFNSILAGEASAKFSVLLGDVACFDCRISELPNSNAVIDYFRWRNEDASRNALNAHCYWMLRKKGKSAQEATGFLSGMSVAEKNELLFENGINFNDLPNWQKRGIGLYWEVYQKNCIDPRSGNEIIADRRRIKVDYDLPMKEEYSNFISKFLSE from the coding sequence ATGAAATTTGATGAGCTTGATGAGAAGATGAGAGTATATGAAACAGCACATGACTACTGTGTTCTTCCTGAAGTATATATGGTTGCACGGATAGATGGCAGGAATTTTACCCGGCTGACAAAGGAAATTCATAAATTTGAAAGTCCCTATGATATAAGATTCAGGGATTATATGGTTGCAACGACGGAACATCTTATGAATTGCGGATTTAGGGTAATATACGGATATACGCAGAGTGATGAGATATCACTGTTATTCCATATAGATGAGAATGCCTTTGGACGTAAAGTTCGTAAATTTAATTCCATACTGGCCGGTGAAGCCAGTGCAAAGTTTTCTGTTTTGTTGGGTGATGTTGCTTGCTTTGATTGCAGAATATCAGAATTGCCTAACAGCAATGCTGTTATAGATTATTTCAGGTGGAGAAATGAAGATGCAAGCAGGAATGCCTTAAATGCTCATTGCTATTGGATGCTAAGAAAAAAAGGAAAGTCGGCCCAAGAAGCAACCGGTTTTCTTAGTGGCATGTCTGTTGCTGAAAAGAATGAGCTTTTGTTTGAAAACGGTATCAACTTTAATGATCTTCCCAATTGGCAGAAACGAGGTATTGGGCTGTATTGGGAAGTTTATCAAAAAAATTGCATTGATCCTCGAAGCGGAAACGAAATTATAGCTGATAGAAGAAGGATAAAGGTGGATTATGACTTGCCGATGAAAGAGGAATACAGTAATTTTATATCGAAGTTTTTGTCGGAATAA
- a CDS encoding AAA family ATPase, with protein MEAVIFIGIQATGKSTFYKERFFKTHIRINLDMLKTRIREDIFLDACIKAKQPFVVDNTNPSVEDRKKYIDIAKNAKFRVVGYYFQSNIADAIMRNEKREGKERISLAGIKSTHAKLQLPSPEEGFDELYYVKIGEENKFVVEEWKNEI; from the coding sequence ATGGAAGCGGTTATTTTCATTGGAATACAAGCTACAGGAAAAAGCACTTTCTATAAAGAAAGATTTTTTAAAACCCACATACGAATTAATTTGGATATGCTAAAAACTCGGATAAGGGAAGATATATTTCTTGATGCGTGTATAAAAGCGAAGCAACCTTTTGTAGTGGATAATACCAATCCGTCTGTTGAGGATAGAAAGAAATATATTGATATTGCAAAAAATGCGAAATTCAGAGTTGTAGGATATTACTTTCAATCAAATATAGCTGATGCAATAATGAGGAATGAAAAAAGAGAAGGAAAGGAACGTATTTCTTTAGCAGGAATAAAAAGCACGCATGCTAAATTGCAGTTGCCTAGCCCGGAGGAAGGTTTCGATGAGCTGTATTATGTGAAAATTGGTGAAGAGAACAAATTTGTTGTAGAGGAGTGGAAAAATGAAATTTGA
- a CDS encoding viroplasmin family protein, translating to MINSYYVVLKGKLNASAMFTDYRDFEKVIDGYKDAEYEYFDNIEDACSYIIGNKEVTKANLNTKNTGIGPLPIKMISYNVNESDFKAVNSQYSNTICIYVSGGYNFLESKGYYSVLIKKYDRFKHIKKDDIENSTPNRVMLYGIIDALDYISDNNEMEITIFIATSLGFKSAIKHKGNNAELICEFYDKVKKKNLKITCVEILGRAQDIKDYINLVKKSQKK from the coding sequence ATGATTAATAGCTATTATGTGGTATTAAAAGGAAAACTTAATGCTTCTGCCATGTTTACCGACTATAGGGATTTCGAAAAGGTTATAGACGGATATAAAGATGCGGAATATGAATACTTTGATAATATTGAAGATGCTTGCTCATATATTATTGGTAATAAAGAAGTAACAAAAGCCAATTTGAATACTAAAAACACTGGAATCGGTCCTTTGCCTATAAAAATGATTTCATACAATGTAAATGAAAGTGACTTTAAAGCTGTAAATTCTCAATATAGCAATACTATTTGTATATATGTTTCCGGAGGATATAACTTTCTGGAATCAAAAGGTTATTACTCTGTTCTGATAAAAAAGTACGATAGATTTAAGCACATTAAAAAAGATGACATTGAAAATTCAACTCCTAACAGGGTAATGTTATATGGCATTATTGACGCACTTGATTATATTTCTGATAATAATGAAATGGAAATTACTATTTTTATTGCAACCAGCCTGGGTTTTAAAAGCGCAATCAAACACAAAGGCAATAATGCTGAGTTAATTTGTGAGTTTTATGATAAAGTTAAGAAAAAGAATTTGAAGATTACTTGTGTTGAAATATTAGGGAGAGCCCAAGATATAAAAGATTATATTAATTTGGTAAAGAAATCTCAAAAAAAGTAA
- a CDS encoding MerR family transcriptional regulator, translating into MKTVKEVSEITGISIRTLRYYDEIGLLKPSKLSDSGYRLYDSKALEKLQEIMFYKELGISLNDIKKIMDNPNYDKKQALLSQKAILEQKRNRLNGIIELIEDVLKGGNTMNFEAFNDQDIKKMIEIMKSNLSENQFQALIQQQGANSAEEYEEILQKAFANEKVASDILRWYRNKEDFLQACKPIQNEETEQLKNDSDEIFAGFAKLMSSPDTEAEHVLVEKLADWFKNFMKLDNARAVLLDFVKELENEKFAEIYDSKYGKGVSKYVSEAIMRYYGV; encoded by the coding sequence ATGAAAACAGTAAAAGAAGTATCGGAAATTACCGGAATTAGTATTCGTACCTTGCGCTATTATGATGAAATTGGCCTGTTAAAGCCATCCAAATTAAGTGATTCCGGTTATCGCCTGTATGACAGCAAAGCTCTGGAAAAATTACAAGAAATCATGTTTTACAAAGAACTGGGAATATCTCTAAATGATATAAAAAAAATTATGGATAATCCCAATTACGACAAGAAACAGGCATTGCTTTCCCAGAAAGCCATATTGGAGCAAAAGCGGAACCGCTTAAATGGAATTATAGAATTAATAGAAGATGTATTAAAAGGAGGAAATACTATGAATTTTGAAGCTTTTAACGATCAAGACATTAAGAAAATGATTGAAATTATGAAAAGCAATTTATCAGAAAATCAATTTCAAGCTCTTATTCAACAGCAGGGAGCCAATAGCGCAGAAGAATATGAAGAAATTTTGCAGAAAGCATTTGCAAATGAAAAAGTTGCTTCAGACATATTAAGATGGTATAGAAATAAAGAGGACTTTTTACAAGCATGCAAACCTATACAAAATGAAGAAACTGAACAGTTAAAAAATGATTCCGATGAAATATTCGCAGGTTTTGCCAAACTCATGTCCTCTCCGGATACAGAAGCAGAGCATGTCTTAGTGGAAAAGCTTGCCGACTGGTTTAAAAATTTTATGAAGTTAGATAATGCCCGGGCAGTTCTTCTCGATTTTGTAAAGGAACTTGAGAATGAAAAATTTGCTGAAATCTATGATTCAAAATACGGAAAAGGCGTTTCAAAATATGTTTCAGAAGCAATTATGAGATATTATGGAGTATAG
- a CDS encoding gamma-glutamylcyclotransferase family protein, with amino-acid sequence MYGNESKNCDVYINKVFVYGTLMKGFQNYKRYLEGKINSITPGRTYGVLYHLREGYPALLPGNEIVEGEIMEPVDDMLLKSLDRLEGYSERSSNNLYIREVRNILTEKGQQMTCWIYIYADEKYAKENGILVPNGNWRKFMEVCQK; translated from the coding sequence ATGTACGGTAATGAATCGAAAAATTGCGATGTTTATATAAATAAAGTGTTCGTATACGGAACACTAATGAAGGGTTTTCAGAATTATAAGAGATATCTTGAAGGTAAAATAAACTCCATAACACCAGGCAGAACTTATGGGGTGCTTTACCATCTGCGTGAAGGATATCCGGCTTTGCTGCCGGGAAATGAAATAGTTGAAGGAGAAATTATGGAGCCTGTTGATGATATGCTTTTGAAATCTTTAGACAGGTTGGAAGGATATAGCGAACGGAGCAGTAATAATTTGTACATTAGGGAGGTAAGAAACATATTGACAGAAAAAGGACAGCAGATGACCTGTTGGATATATATTTATGCAGATGAGAAATATGCAAAAGAAAACGGAATTTTAGTTCCAAACGGTAACTGGAGAAAGTTCATGGAAGTTTGCCAAAAATGA